A region from the Macaca mulatta isolate MMU2019108-1 chromosome 13, T2T-MMU8v2.0, whole genome shotgun sequence genome encodes:
- the SOWAHC gene encoding ankyrin repeat domain-containing protein SOWAHC gives MEGSAEWGPEAVLGPEAVLRFLAERGGRALHAELVQHFRGALGGEPEQRARARAHFKELVNAVATVRVDPADGAKYVHLKKRFCEGPSEPSGDPPRIQVTAEPEAPDCPAGPEVRDRLPDAAAPEALPGQGRELGEGEPYVAAHGPPLSAGARRKNSRREVQPLPRTPAPGPSEDLEPPPHGCEEADRSSSLGGATAQRPARQNFRDLVMGSSPQLKRSVCPGGSSPGSSSGGGRGRGGGDSDSASVASSSAEEESSGGGSVTLDPLEHAWMLSASDGKWDSLEGLLTCEPGLLVKRDFITGFTCLHWAAKHGRQELLAMLVNFANKHQLPVNINARTSGGYTALHLAAMHGHVEVVKLLVGAYDADVDIRDYSGKKASQYLSQSIAEEIKNLVGALDEGDGESAAGSSGGRWRLSKVLPSHLITYKLSHVLDDGGDHHYHHHHQHHHLAEGWVGGKAKDPGRKASGSSSGRIKPRLNKIRFRTQIVHTTPSFRDPEQPLEGGGEEEVEEERSVKGHSSSFRLRPKSNVFG, from the coding sequence ATGGAGGGGTCGGCAGAGTGGGGCCCCGAGGCAGTGCTGGGCCCCGAGGCGGTGCTGCGCTTCCTGGCGGAGCGCGGGGGCCGGGCCCTCCATGCCGAGCTGGTGCAGCACTTTAGGGGCGCACTGGGCGGCGAACCCGAGCAGCGCGCCCGCGCCCGCGCGCACTTCAAGGAGCTGGTGAACGCCGTGGCCACGGTGCGCGTCGATCCCGCCGACGGCGCCAAGTACGTGCACCTCAAGAAGAGGTTCTGTGAGGGGCCGTCCGAGCCCTCCGGGGACCCGCCGCGAATCCAGGTGACCGCCGAGCCCGAGGCCCCCGACTGCCCGGCCGGGCCCGAGGTGCGCGATCGGCTCCCCGACGCAGCGGCCCCGGAGGCGCTCCCTGGACAGGGCCGCGAGCTGGGCGAGGGAGAGCCCTACGTTGCCGCTCACGGGCCGCCCCTGAGCGCCGGGGCTCGCAGGAAGAACTCGCGGCGCGAAGTGCAGCCCCTGCCCCGGACTCCGGCCCCGGGACCCAGTGAGGACCTGGAACCCCCGCCCCATGGCTGCGAGGAGGCGGACAGGAGCAGCTCCCTTGGGGGGGCCACCGCACAGAGGCCGGCCCGCCAGAACTTCCGCGACCTGGTGATGGGCAGTTCCCCGCAGCTGAAGAGGAGCGTGTGTCCCGGAGGCAGCAGCCCGGGCAGCTCCTCCGGGGGAGGACGCGGCAGAGGCGGTGGCGACTCAGACAGCGCATCGGTGGCCTCGTCGTCCGCGGAGGAGGAGAGCAGCGGCGGAGGCTCCGTGACGTTAGATCCCCTGGAGCACGCCTGGATGCTCTCTGCCTCCGATGGCAAGTGGGACAGCCTGGAGGGCTTGCTCACCTGCGAGCCCGGCCTGCTGGTCAAGCGGGACTTCATTACCGGCTTCACTTGCCTGCATTGGGCCGCCAAGCACGGAAGGCAGGAGCTTCTGGCCATGCTAGTCAACTTCGCCAACAAACACCAGCTGCCGGTGAACATCAACGCCAGGACGAGCGGGGGTTACACCGCCCTGCACTTGGCGGCCATGCACGGGCACGTGGAGGTCGTGAAGCTGCTGGTAGGGGCCTACGACGCCGATGTGGACATCAGGGACTACAGTGGGAAAAAGGCCTCCCAGTACCTGAGTCAGAGCATCGCTGAGGAGATCAAGAACCTGGTGGGAGCCCTGGACGAGGGTGACGGGGAAAGCGCCGCGGGTAGCAGCGGTGGGCGCTGGAGGCTTTCAAAGGTGCTTCCCTCGCATCTCATCACCTACAAACTCTCACACGTCCTAGATGATGGAGGagaccatcactaccatcaccatcaccaacatcacCACTTGGCTGAGGGGTGGGTCGGAGGCAAAGCCAAGGATCCAGGGCGCAAAGCCTCTGGCAGCTCTAGTGGACGTATAAAACCCAGACTCAACAAAATCCGCTTCAGAACCCAGATTGTCCACACCACACCCTCTTTCAGGGACCCAGAACAGCCACTGGAGGGTGGcggggaggaggaagtggaggaggaaCGGTCTGTTAAAGGCCACTCGTCTTCCTTCAGATTGAGACCAAAGTCCAATGTATTTgggtaa